In Haemorhous mexicanus isolate bHaeMex1 chromosome 21, bHaeMex1.pri, whole genome shotgun sequence, the following proteins share a genomic window:
- the ZBTB34 gene encoding zinc finger and BTB domain-containing protein 34 isoform X2 yields the protein MDSSSFIQFDVPEYSNTVLSQLNELRLQGKLCDIIVHIQGQPFRAHKAVLAASSPYFRDHSALSTMSGLSISVIKNPNVFEQLLSFCYTGRMSLQLKDVVSFLTAASFLQMQCVIDKCTQILESIHSKISVGDVDSVTVGAEENSENRNGVKDSSYFANPIEISPPYCSQVRQSTAGSDLRVETTPGKTLRSRLQEEGHSDRGSSGSISEYEIQIEGDHEQGDLIVRESQIAEVKVKMEKSDRPSCSDSSSLGDDGYHTEMVDGEQVVAVNVGSYGSVLQHVYSFTHASSQATGVSETFGSMSNTSPSRSMLSCFRGGRARQKRVPTGHLHSDVQGLVQGADSESMVSNPGYENSPRERNARGHWYPYNERLICIYCGKSFNQKGSLDRHMRLHMGITPFVCKFCGKKYTRKDQLEYHIRGHTDDKPFRCEICGKCFPFQGTLNQHLRKNHPGVTEVRNRVESPDRTEAFVEQKVDNDASASEAMDSSMEIHAMSNTSD from the coding sequence ATGGACAGCAGCAGTTTCATTCAGTTTGATGTGCCGGAGTACAGCAACACTGTTCTGAGCCAGTTAAACGAACTCCGCTTGCAAGGGAAACTCTGTGACATAATCGTGCACATCCAGGGTCAGCCGTTCCGTGCCCATAAAGCTGTCTTAGCTGCCAGTTCTCCGTATTTCCGCGACCATTCAGCATTAAGCACCATGAGTGGCCTATCTATATCAGTTATTAAAAACCCCAATGTTTTTGAACagttgctttctttttgttaCACTGGAAGGATGTCCTTGCAACTGAAGGACGTTGTCAGTTTTCTGACTGCAGCTAGCTTCCTACAGATGCAGTGTGTCATTGACAAGTGCACACAGATACTGGAGAGTATTCATTCAAAGATCAGTGTTGGTGATGTTGATTCTGTTACTGTTGGTGCCGAAGAAAATTCAGAGAATCGTAATGGCGTTAAAGACAGCAGCTACTTTGCCAACCCTATTGAGATATCTCCTCCCTATTGCTCTCAGGTGCGACAGTCAACAGCAGGCAGCGACCTTCGGGTGGAAACTACTCCAGGCAAAACTCTTCGTAGTCGTCTGCAAGAAGAAGGGCATTCAGACCGAGGGAGCAGCGGGAGTATCTCTGAGTATGAGATTCAAATTGAAGGTGATCATGAGCAAGGAGACCTGATAGTAAGGGAAAGTCAGATTGCAGAAGTGAAAGTTAAAATGGAAAAGTCTGACAGACCAAGCTGCTCTGATAGCTCTTCCCTTGGTGATGATGGATATCACACTGAAATGGTGGATGGAGAGCAGGTGGTGGCGGTAAACGTTGGTTCCTATGGGTCTGTCTTACAACATGTTTATTCATTTACTCATGCCTCATCACAGGCGACAGGTGTGTCAGAAACCTTTGGAAGCATGAGCAATACAAGTCCTTCAAGGTCAATGCTGAGCTGTTTCAGAGGGGGTCGTGCACGCCAAAAACGAGTACCTACAGGTCACTTACATAGTGATGTCCAGGGCTTGGTGCAAGGGGCTGACAGTGAATCCATGGTGAGTAATCCAGGATATGAAAATAGTCCACGGGAAAGAAATGCAAGAGGTCATTGGTATCCATACAATGAGAGGCTAATTTGTATTTACTGTGGCAAGTCTTTCAACCAGAAAGGGAGCCTTGATCGACACATGCGATTGCACATGGGAATAACTCCTTTTGTGTGCAAGTTTTGTGGAAAGAAATATACCCGTAAGGACCAACTTGAGTATCATATTCGTGGTCACACAGATGACAAACCCTTTCGCTGTGAGATCTgtggaaaatgttttcctttccagggTACACTAAACCAACACTTGCGAAAAAATCACCCGGGGGTTACAGAAGTGAGAAACAGGGTTGAGTCTCCAGACAGAACAGAAGCGTTTGTGGAACAGAAAGTAGATAATGATGCTTCAGCTTCTGAAGCCATGGATTCTAGTATGGAAATTCATGCAATGTCTAACACATCTGATTAA
- the ZBTB34 gene encoding zinc finger and BTB domain-containing protein 34 isoform X1, whose amino-acid sequence MDDVEICLFNWKSRLLFTSVEMDSSSFIQFDVPEYSNTVLSQLNELRLQGKLCDIIVHIQGQPFRAHKAVLAASSPYFRDHSALSTMSGLSISVIKNPNVFEQLLSFCYTGRMSLQLKDVVSFLTAASFLQMQCVIDKCTQILESIHSKISVGDVDSVTVGAEENSENRNGVKDSSYFANPIEISPPYCSQVRQSTAGSDLRVETTPGKTLRSRLQEEGHSDRGSSGSISEYEIQIEGDHEQGDLIVRESQIAEVKVKMEKSDRPSCSDSSSLGDDGYHTEMVDGEQVVAVNVGSYGSVLQHVYSFTHASSQATGVSETFGSMSNTSPSRSMLSCFRGGRARQKRVPTGHLHSDVQGLVQGADSESMVSNPGYENSPRERNARGHWYPYNERLICIYCGKSFNQKGSLDRHMRLHMGITPFVCKFCGKKYTRKDQLEYHIRGHTDDKPFRCEICGKCFPFQGTLNQHLRKNHPGVTEVRNRVESPDRTEAFVEQKVDNDASASEAMDSSMEIHAMSNTSD is encoded by the exons ATGGATGATGTTGAGATCTGTTTGTTCAATTGGAAAAGCAG attacTCTTTACATCTGTAGAAATGGACAGCAGCAGTTTCATTCAGTTTGATGTGCCGGAGTACAGCAACACTGTTCTGAGCCAGTTAAACGAACTCCGCTTGCAAGGGAAACTCTGTGACATAATCGTGCACATCCAGGGTCAGCCGTTCCGTGCCCATAAAGCTGTCTTAGCTGCCAGTTCTCCGTATTTCCGCGACCATTCAGCATTAAGCACCATGAGTGGCCTATCTATATCAGTTATTAAAAACCCCAATGTTTTTGAACagttgctttctttttgttaCACTGGAAGGATGTCCTTGCAACTGAAGGACGTTGTCAGTTTTCTGACTGCAGCTAGCTTCCTACAGATGCAGTGTGTCATTGACAAGTGCACACAGATACTGGAGAGTATTCATTCAAAGATCAGTGTTGGTGATGTTGATTCTGTTACTGTTGGTGCCGAAGAAAATTCAGAGAATCGTAATGGCGTTAAAGACAGCAGCTACTTTGCCAACCCTATTGAGATATCTCCTCCCTATTGCTCTCAGGTGCGACAGTCAACAGCAGGCAGCGACCTTCGGGTGGAAACTACTCCAGGCAAAACTCTTCGTAGTCGTCTGCAAGAAGAAGGGCATTCAGACCGAGGGAGCAGCGGGAGTATCTCTGAGTATGAGATTCAAATTGAAGGTGATCATGAGCAAGGAGACCTGATAGTAAGGGAAAGTCAGATTGCAGAAGTGAAAGTTAAAATGGAAAAGTCTGACAGACCAAGCTGCTCTGATAGCTCTTCCCTTGGTGATGATGGATATCACACTGAAATGGTGGATGGAGAGCAGGTGGTGGCGGTAAACGTTGGTTCCTATGGGTCTGTCTTACAACATGTTTATTCATTTACTCATGCCTCATCACAGGCGACAGGTGTGTCAGAAACCTTTGGAAGCATGAGCAATACAAGTCCTTCAAGGTCAATGCTGAGCTGTTTCAGAGGGGGTCGTGCACGCCAAAAACGAGTACCTACAGGTCACTTACATAGTGATGTCCAGGGCTTGGTGCAAGGGGCTGACAGTGAATCCATGGTGAGTAATCCAGGATATGAAAATAGTCCACGGGAAAGAAATGCAAGAGGTCATTGGTATCCATACAATGAGAGGCTAATTTGTATTTACTGTGGCAAGTCTTTCAACCAGAAAGGGAGCCTTGATCGACACATGCGATTGCACATGGGAATAACTCCTTTTGTGTGCAAGTTTTGTGGAAAGAAATATACCCGTAAGGACCAACTTGAGTATCATATTCGTGGTCACACAGATGACAAACCCTTTCGCTGTGAGATCTgtggaaaatgttttcctttccagggTACACTAAACCAACACTTGCGAAAAAATCACCCGGGGGTTACAGAAGTGAGAAACAGGGTTGAGTCTCCAGACAGAACAGAAGCGTTTGTGGAACAGAAAGTAGATAATGATGCTTCAGCTTCTGAAGCCATGGATTCTAGTATGGAAATTCATGCAATGTCTAACACATCTGATTAA
- the ZBTB43 gene encoding zinc finger and BTB domain-containing protein 43, translated as MESGSSSFRVEFPDFSSTILQKLNQQRQQGQLCDVSIVVQGHLFRAHKAVLAASSPYFCDQVLLKNSRRIVLPDVMNPRVFENILLSTYTGRLVMPAPEIVSYLTAASFLQMWHVVDKCTEVLEGNPTVLCQKMNHGSDHQSPSSSSYNGLVETFELGSGGQTEFHKVQELRDGENEEESSKDELSCQLTEHEYLPSNSSTEHDRLSTGMTSQDGEEGTSDSAEYQYSRPMYSKPSIMSHKRWIHVKPERFEQDCEGVDNPYDEHQVSESMNTIQADHSIQSSGVEDFHIGDKKMEAEFDEQADESNYDEQVDFYGSSMEEFSGERADGNLSAHRQDLMMAAGYGESIDMAAGIKEETSLTGFSHADKLYPCQCGKSFTHKSQRDRHMSMHLGLRPYGCGVCGKKFKMKHHLVGHMKIHTGIKPYECNICGKRFMWRDSFHRHVTSCTKSYQASKAEQSTTEMN; from the coding sequence ATGGAGTCTGGGTCAAGCTCCTTTCGAGTGGAATTTCCAGATTTTTCTAGCACCATTTTGCAGAAGTTAAACCAACAGCGCCAGCAAGGACAATTATGTGATGTGTCCATTGTGGTTCAGGGCCATCTCTTCAGAGCCCATAAAGCTGTTCTTGCAGCTAGTTCACCTTATTTCTGTGATCAGGTTCTCCTGAAAAACAGCAGGCGAATAGTCCTGCCTGATGTGATGAATCCCAGAGTATTTGAAAACATTCTTCTGTCTACCTATACAGGCCGGCTGGTAATGCCTGCGCCAGAAATTGTTAGTTATCTGACAGCAGCAAGTTTCCTTCAGATGTGGCACGTAGTGGATAAGTGCACGGAAGTGCTTGAGGGAAACCCAACAGTTCTGTGTCAGAAGATGAATCATGGCAGTGACCATCAGTCCCCAAGCAGTAGTAGCTACAATGGCCTTGTTGAAACCTTTGAACTTGGCTCTGGAGGACAGACAGAATTCCACAAAGTGCAGGAACTAAGGGATGGTGAAAATGAAGAAGAGAGCTCTAAAGATGAACTATCGTGTCAGCTGACAGAACATGAGTACCTTCCCAGTAATTCTTCAACAGAACATGATAGACTTAGCACTGGAATGACCAGTCAGGATGGGGAAGAGGGAACTAGTGATAGTGCAGAGTACCAGTACAGCAGACCAATGTATAGCAAACCCAGTATCATGTCTCACAAGCGGTGGATCCATGTGAAACCAGAAAGGTTTGAACAAGACTGTGAAGGCGTTGATAATCCTTACGATGAACACCAAGTTTCTGAATCCATGAATACCATCCAGGCAGATCACTCAATCCAGTCTTCAGGTGTTGAAGATTTCCACATAGGTGACAAAAAGATGGAAGCAGAATTTGATGAACAGGCAGATGAAAGTAATTACGATGAACAAGTTGACTTCTATGGCTCGTCTATGGAAGAATTTTCCGGTGAAAGGGCAGATGGAAATTTAAGTGCTCACAGACAGGATCTCATGATGGCAGCAGGCTATGGTGAAAGCATTGATATGGCTGCTGGGATTAAAGAAGAAACATCTCTCACTGGATTCTCCCATGCCGATAAGCTCTATCCTTGTCAGTGTGGAAAAAGCTTTACGCACAAAAGTCAGAGAGATCGGCATATGAGTATGCACCTTGGTCTTCGACCTTATGGCTGTGGTGTCTGTGGTaagaaattcaaaatgaaacacCATCTAGTAGGCCATATGAAAATTCATACAGGCATAAAACCGTATGAGTGTAACATCTGTGGGAAAAGATTTATGTGGCGGGACAGTTTTCATCGGCATGTGACCTCTTGTACCAAGTCCTATCAGGCTTCTAAAGCTGAGCAGAGTACTACTGAGATGAACTAA